In Rutidosis leptorrhynchoides isolate AG116_Rl617_1_P2 chromosome 6, CSIRO_AGI_Rlap_v1, whole genome shotgun sequence, the DNA window gtaccaaaatgatagaaggaagagtagaaaccctgacaaaaatggtgtgtgattaacaagctaaacttgctttaccaacagcatcaacagtaccgtcagcattaccagcatcgtcagtacagtcaacatcagaatcaacaacaccgataacatcacaaactccgtcagttcaagaatcactgtggacatcattacgaattaataacgtgtatattgtatcaacgagttatgaagaattaagtcattccctctgaagaaatttaacgtgtatattgtatcaacgagttatgaagaattaagtcattccctctgaagaaattatatgtatattatatatatatatatatatatatatatatatatatatatatatatatatatatatatatatatatatatatatatatatatatatatatatatatatatatatatatatatatatatatatatatatatatatatatatatatatatatatatatatatattatattgaaataaatctttccgtgctaagctattgtgtgtgaatcttaactactcggttaattcatattacaaatatgcaataatgtacgtccttcggccgcaacttaaccaacgttaactacaatctctgtcgcaattcaacaaattccaattcataataaatcaagtatatatttgattttacactttcatcatcgatgtacccgaaacttttcagataacatcattcgtactttgcgaaattcacaagaattccacgaaccgaacatcatacatcaacaaataacgaagtattgattcataatttcaatgtcattaaagaaatactgcgtaaaagttatgtactttttaaagcctttagggattattcaattctagtttcaaccgtaaatcaaatgagtttaatttaacattaactcattaaatctatgttacatctgaagaaaatatacatatatatattttcataaagactgtaataaaattcttttgtacaaaatattaattgtgaaattttttttttaacgggtaggtaatacccgagagatatataaattcacaaataatatgttacattcttcgaatctgattcagcaaatcatccattatactccctactttcacaacagtatacattcttttatagaaatcaaaacaaccatactcattcaaaatttaattacatattctgatcttgaaatctcaaaattcaactcgagatatgaccaaaatcatcactcttagatccttacatctttcacaagctatattttgacttcaaaactgtgttagaacatcaaatgcatgttaatgattacaatctgtgtttaaacccttcaaaaatttctgaagacacttcgaatgatgagcaatcaagatgaggatccaaccacatgttacccacagttatgtacccgaaaaactcttgaaaccaaagtaaaagtttaaacaacgtatccgcgtcagattctttggcatttattagcaaaaataactttgcgactcctattcaaagtagccagttttgtcacagctccagcaagtcaacttcgacttttcagtcagactaaccttattataaccttgagatatacaccatcgttaccagggaaccttttacattccaccacattattagcagatgtaccaacaacttcattaccttttgactttagcctctccaaaaagtcattataattatttattgaaacctcatcatttactcattcgcatcttgtaatgagaattgccatacgaatcattgggaattagcaatcagtattttgaaatctcgcaacatgtctacgccaacagttatatgtgtatatataacgtctatcttctggacttaatttgattgtgaagtttctgaaaaacacttcgaactacgaattggttctccaaaaatggaaaaaaatactgatgaagcaacaaaaactataaacgactttaaacggtaaaagctggatgataataatgaagtgtgctggcaaagggcagaaaaagagaagttttgaaactggaaaacggattgagcaaagtaggaaggaggctgtggacaaattacaaagactgaatctgacttcaaaggatccaaatgattcagtattttggTTTATTGGGTGGTGGTTTGATCGATGGTTTTGGTGTTTAGAGTGTTGTGGGTCGTTAAAcaaaaatagaaacagaaaacataTGTATTGAGCAAGTGGTGTTCACGACCAAAATAGAAATGGGGACGGACTGTGGTGGTGGCTCGTTGGTGGTGATGGCGAATGGTTGATGGCTTGAGTGGTGAAGGTGATAGATGCAGGTGGAGTGATATATTTGATCaaatatgtactaaatatatatcatatgcatatatatttatcatATATTAATATAGATAACGATAAAGAACACATACAGTGATCTTTTAAATGATAGGTCTCCAAATCACGGGTTAAATTACTATTAGTTACAGTTGGAAAGAGATATAAAGCTGAATTGGATTCTATCTGATTTAGAAATTGATTCGTACAGATTTAGTGACATCAACGAAATAAAAAGCAGTGTGATTGTGATGTATAACAAATCTCATGttgtatataattgttatttacaattaatattaaggttaataattatcaaatataaatatattaatattataaaaatactgataattataatagtaataataatgttattaattaaaataagtctaatattaataataatgatacaaatattaaataGAACATGAaaagtatgaatatatataatgataataattatattattaatgttaataataatgatttttaataataaaggtaataataatatctgataattCTACAAATAATAATtaggatataacaagttacatgtatctaatttcatattaaaacaataatattaataataccgatgttaatattactattaatattaatgttaataatattaatgaaagtaataataataataacaacttatattataacttataattaagtttgatatattaatattatattttatatagtatTTACTAATCTATAAattcacataattatttacaaacaattgttcgtgaatcgtcaagagcagtcgaagggtatcaGTATACATGAACAGAGTTCTAAAatcttcgagactcaatattatagactttgcttatcatgtcagaaacatataaagattaagtttaaatttgatcaaaaattcccGGATCGTCACATAAACATCCAACTAGGATGGTGAACAGAAACATAAACTTATACACAAATGCGAATGACACTGGAACTAAAATTGTGTTAGAACTTAGAATTACTTTCTTTTGAATTGATTAAACGTGAATACACTTCTAAAATAATTTAGAAAGATAATTTATTACAATATGTAATATTGCATTTTACATAAAATGGAGTGTTAAATAATACACCAAATCTGAATTACTGCTCCTATTTCCGCTCAAATTGCAACCGACCCTAAAAAAATAAACTAAAAaattcaaaataatcattactcagTATTTAATACTCCGTAATTCTAAAAAAAAGATTTTACAAAATGAACTGAGTGACACACTTAATGCAAGAACTTTCTGATAAGACCGGTTACAGCCCAACAAGCACCAACCGTAAGATATGTGAGCTCATTAAGTACTATAAATCAATTTATAGTAGACGAATACACCAATAAACTTATATGTTGACCTTGATATTTATCCCGACCAATATGAAATTAAGTTTGCACCAACACTTTCATGCTGGTACAAGATCCTTTCCTAGCCTACCGACTTCATGGGATCCCCCAACAATGTGTGGCTTGAGGATCAAATCTCTCAAAGATCAAAAGCTCCATAGTAAACTTGCTGAGTAACATAGGGTTACTATGTGAAGAAAACGAAATAGAAAATTATTACTCCATCTTAAGGTGGAATATATTAAGATGGAGATAAGAGAGTAAAATTTATTTACTAGGTATTATTTTATAACCATCTTAAGATGATCTAGGGTTTGGAATATTGTTGTTTTAATATCTTTACGAAATGTCTCGGGTTTCAAACCTCACAAGTAATACATTTCGGCTTCTTGAGGTGGTAAGAGTGTAAGAAACTATTACAAAATTATTGAATTAGACCTGATTAATCGCCCTTGCCAATTATCCAGAACATTGAAAACGTTCTCCATTTTCTTGTGTTTTAGTAGTAGTATATTATTTTCAGAGCCACTTGTACGTGCTGAATTTCTACACAAAAAAGTGTTAGACAAGAATATATGTATAGCTCAACTCAATGTTCCACTGAATACACTAATATTCGCTTACAGAGTAGCATATTTTTTGACGACTTCTCTTTTTTCGTAGCgttttctttatttcttttacgTCGTGGCTTGCTGTGCCTAAGGATCAAGTACCGCTTTGATATGCAATTTCGGTCGACGATAACAATATTTTTCAATGCTGCAAACAAGAATTTTGACTCTATTCTCTTTTTCGGGGTTTAGAACCTAATCGAGTTAGACGGCTCATCCACACATCGATTATTATACGgttaaaacaaaataataaaattatgcgACAGTAGTAAAACAAAATAATAAACAAAGTGATTGGATATTAGTGATTGACACATGATCAAATTGACCGCTTGTTGCGCATGCAAAGTGAATGGCTTATTTGGCTTTGactctatttttttttcttgtcGGACAGAAAACATTTGTTGTGCGGCGGTTGACACAATTGCTTCTTGCTGGACATAATAATTGGTGGTTTGGGGAACTATTCATGGGTTTTAGATTAAATGGTTATGTGCACTATTTTATTCCTGCTCTTTGCCctactgttgtgcattactgctatatgtgtcCCCTCTATGGTTACTATGTATGGTTGCTTCTTGCTAGGCGCTCATTACTCGTACAGGTACGTATCATTTGCCCTCTCTATTTCGTTCTTATGAGTTCTtcgggccggaggtcctttaggaagcaatctcttttgcgctagagtagagggagggacgaccttatctaggcgcgtgttctatacccgcgggtggagtagtgacttccttctaatctagggtacgaggaatgattgtctacactcacctccccataccccactttcgttggattgggtattgttgttgttgttgttgcttcagaagaaagaaaaaaaacggcATCAAGGTTTATGCTTCTTTTTTGCCGGCTGTAAAAACCACCAACAATAGAAGCCgtagattttttattttttttggggggggggggggggggggggggggagtgtATATGACACATCGCCGGAAAAATGAAAGGGGAAGAAGAGATTTGACGGGGCGGCATAGATAGCGGCACGCCCTTGGCCGACTACGTCTCGAGATCAGACCCGCTCGAATACCATGTTATAATATAGAACTCCATGAATTTTATTGATGATATTAGATGATATTCATAGAGTACAACCCTAAACCTAATTTAATCAAATGGACAAGCCCATTACACAATTGAGTTGGGCTATACATATATTCTTGtctaacaaaaatttaatatacTTGTAAATTTCAAAAGGGATATCATTATAATCAATATCTAACTCAAAGTCAAATCTTGTTAAATGAAAACTAAcctgtttaattttgattaaatgcACTTATTTAAATGTAACAATGATTCACTAGATCTTATACTTACTGTTTCTTTGTAACACCATATCCTTGTTGCCAATTTTGAAAGAGCTCTGGTCTTTCTGCAACTAAAACCTAGATGATACTTAATTCAGGGTTGGCGCAAATGTAGGTCTGCCGCGTTGGATATGTTGGTTCGTGTTGAATCGCCCCAAAACACTTTCAACCCCATATTGCTACATAAATTGGATTGTTATTATTCTAATTTCtaataaataataattagtaaCATGTAACTCATAATCATTACTTACATCCATTGCACTATTAGATTTACAGTACATGTAATGTAATATGTCACAGTGATGAGAGACTTGTCTTTTACTTGTATCTGCAATGTCCCAGTGTAGTTGGCATATGTAGTTATGCTTATATTTTTTCCCCAAAGATATTTAAGAGGTAATAGgtgttaaaaaaaatatacttcTTTTCAAAATTGATCTTAATAGAGTGTCAGAATGGGCGGGTCAGACTTGTTTTGTAATCGTTCACATGGAACGAGGAAAATGTGAAAATGTAACTTTTAATCATTTTTATTAGATTCCTGGACTTTCACCTGCGCTTAATGTTTGATCTTCAATTTTCACAAGTGTTATAACCTTCTAGAAGATTAACCTGAAGCTGGCCATTGTGCTACCATGAAGGTGATAACAATGATAGTCAAATAGCTGATCAGTTCAACAATACAAATGTCATTCAATGTGATACTTTTTATTTTGAAATGCAGGGTAGTGTTAAAGGTTATAACTTGGCAAACACTACGTGCCCATATGAACTCTGTCGTTGATTATAATGTTGACTGATACAAATATTTTAACTAGCCAATTATTAAGTATAATAAAAAGTAATGGTGTTTTGATTATTATGAAGACCTTTATATTTTGTTCCCCGTTCTTGAATTTCTATCTTCTTTGGTCTTTGTGGGTTGCAGCAAATACCTTATGAGCTTATAAAGATGTATCAACAACTATGCAGCTCCATAATCTGGAAACAAAGTTAATTTTTATGAGGAACTTGAAAAAACAAATGCTATATGATATCATGTGACCCGTTTCTACCACTGACATGTTTCGACCCAAACCCGTTTGTTCCTTGACCCAACCCGCCCCGTTTGCCAGATATAGTTATGACTGGAGTTCAGGCAGTCCTCCTGGTAAGATTTTTTTGATTTATGAAAGCTAGAAAAAAAAACTAATTTACCTAACTTGATAATATGTGTATAGCATGTTATAACTAAaacaccatttcatattacatactacgagtataagatattaaacaacacaaaaaaataaaatttgaactCCTTCAGAGCCTAAAAATGACAATGATATACCATGGATGTTCTAGATAATTCCATTTGACACAATTTATTTTATTCATTTTTCAACCAAGTTTTATTAATTTGTATCACTGCATTTCCATATCTTCTTTTAAGTCTTGCAATTTATGATGTTGTTGTTGCTGTAGAGGCTCTGTTTCTTTGCTCTTTCCCCAAAGCACACAATATAGTCCCATCACAATTAGTATGGATCCTAACACCCTGCACCCAATCATtaaacaaaaatattaaatttaactATATATACAGGAAAAAAAAAGTTTTATGTTTCTTGTTTATTCATTACTACGAGGCTGTGGGTTCAAGTCTGATCATACGAGATACAAGAGCAGCATAACTTACGTCCCAAGATATAGTTTCTCACGCAGAAAACCCCAACTGAGTGCTGCAACGATAACCAACAACAACGGGCTAAACACTGAAACAAAGAGTGGTCCTCTTCTATCGATACACCACGACATCATACAAACACCTATTCCCGAACATACAACCCCCTGCAATGAATATCTTTATGTCATTGATTATATAATGTTCAAGtctaatttataaataatatatttgAGTCTCGATCATAGCATACAGCGTAAATACTTGCGAAGGCCCGGATGGGTAGAGACAATGACCATGCTTCCAAATGCGGCTCCATAATGACACCAAATATAGAACATTCAACggtcgccatcatcatcatcaaagctgACGTCGAATATGGAGCAGGATTGTTTGTGCTCATTTTTGCCTGAATTATGTTAAGAAAATTAAATTTTATTTGTATGTTGAAGATGAGATATAATGTTTATGTGATGGACTTACTTGGATAATGAACCATATTGCCCAAGTGACTGAACTAATGATGACTAGAAGAGGCCCGATGAGGCTCACTTGACCATGATCATTAGTGTTGGTGTTAGCACTTGTAGTTATATGAATCCTTGATTGACCAATGGGTATTTTAGGTCCATGGTACAACGACAATAGCATCGCACCCCCAACTCCAACGAAGGTTCCTATTAGCTTTGCTTGTCCGGCCAATGTCTTCAGCTTTGCATTTTCTTGCCTACCCAAAAATAACAAACTTGAACCGACAAGTGTATTTTGAAGGGGATAATAAATAAGGTACTGTTAATATGGTCCTAAAGACCATCAATAAGAATTAGTTATATCCATTAACAGTTATCTTGCTAGTCAAGTAGTCAGGCAATGATGGAACTTGTAGATCTTAACATGAGACGAAAATAATAATTTGGGAAatagtatataaaaaaaattttatgcttaaaaattataaataaaaaattttatgcttaaaaattataaatattgcATTACACAGTCGATGCTCAAAGACATAACTTGAACGTATTGTTTGGGGCCAAAATTGGGggtagaaggttttccctgttcggacTATCCGAAAGGGCGAGTAATCATACCACATACTCTGATGTATGCAACCGAGCAGGATTACtctctggctgtttccaacccttcccttgCCACCACAATATATACGTCCTAGACATGATTCGAAGCTGAGACCTCTTTCAAGGAACTCAGGGCCTCAACCACTTGGCTATGTTGTTTATGGCCAAAATTGTTTAATGTAAATAAGTATACTAATTGATTGCagaaatgatatttttataaaaagtacgGTTTTTGTTCTTTAACTTTATGAAATAAACATTAATTATCGTGATAATCATGACATATGCTCCCAAgggctaaaaaaaaaaaattaaataaataaactatttTTTTCCTTTTGAAGTTAATTCATCCCCCTTTTATATTTTGTTGCTGCACTTAACAAAGTTATATAAGGGTTTTAACTTTTAAACAGTTAAAAAGATGAGTAAATTAGCAATGTTACAATAGGTTATTACTTGCATAAGACGGCAAGGACAAAAGTGATTGCTGGAAGTAGATTCGATAACGCACACGCAATGGTTGGTGTCGAGTTCTTCAGACCAACATAGTATGTGATTTGGTTCAGTGTCAACCTGCAGATAATCATCATTAACCCCCAAAACAGGGTGTAATTAACACAAAAGAATTGAAGTTTAATTTTCTGAAAATACGGTACTAACACTAATTAAGATGCAATTAACTTAAATTACTTACCCAAAAATGGAGCACAAGAAAACTTGGAAGAAAATTGGCAACGTCATTGGGGGTCGTTTACCTCTAAAATTAGCATATaacaaacaaataattaattagcaATTAGAACAAATCATTTTATTACTCATTAATACTGATTGGCCACCTTTCACACATTTTTGCAATGTTTAGGGGCCAACTTTAGcttattatcttatattatataatataatgacTACTTAGTGTAACta includes these proteins:
- the LOC139856080 gene encoding WAT1-related protein At1g09380-like produces the protein MVHNLLPSLIMVLVQFEFAGMNIFSKLAMDSGMNPFIHVAYRQIFACIVLAPLAYFIERGKRPPMTLPIFFQVFLCSIFGLTLNQITYYVGLKNSTPTIACALSNLLPAITFVLAVLCKQENAKLKTLAGQAKLIGTFVGVGGAMLLSLYHGPKIPIGQSRIHITTSANTNTNDHGQVSLIGPLLVIISSVTWAIWFIIQAKMSTNNPAPYSTSALMMMMATVECSIFGVIMEPHLEAWSLSLPIRAFASIYAGVVCSGIGVCMMSWCIDRRGPLFVSVFSPLLLVIVAALSWGFLREKLYLGTVLGSILIVMGLYCVLWGKSKETEPLQQQQHHKLQDLKEDMEMQ